One genomic segment of Entelurus aequoreus isolate RoL-2023_Sb linkage group LG25, RoL_Eaeq_v1.1, whole genome shotgun sequence includes these proteins:
- the prrg2 gene encoding transmembrane gamma-carboxyglutamic acid protein 2, translating into MAVSLRWICVLSFLQWANCSVTFRHTSGASLFLEEESAKAFLSRSLLYNSWDFELVVPDNLERECREEICTFEEAREIFEDNAQTQAFWEDYIQAHEFAPRVDTSGLVAGILALVVCAVIATVLGIYCYMSKKRGGRRPVQMPQDGRQGPEMVPLATIPGLPSYSEALHRSGMHDAPPPPYSGGAPSEPADPGDNQ; encoded by the exons ATGGCTGTCTCCTTGAGGTGGATTTGTGTGCTCAGCTTTCTGCAGTGGGCCAACTGCTCTGTCACCTTCAGGCACACTTCAG GGGCTTCACTGTTCCTGGAGGAAGAGTCCGCCAAGGCTTTCCTGTCCCGCTCATTGCTTTACAACAGCTGGGACTTTGAGTTGGTGGTGCCTGACAACCTGGAGAGAGAATGTCGAGAGGAGATTTGCACGTTCGAAGAAGCCAGAGAAATCTTCGAGGACAACGCTCAAACG CAAGCATTTTGGGAAGACTACATCCAAGCCCACG AATTTGCGCCCAGAGTGGACACGTCAGGGCTGGTCGCAGGGATCCTTGCACTAGTTGTGTGCGCTGTCATCGCCACTGTGCTGGGCATCTACTGCTACATGTCCAAGAAGCGAGGTGGGAGGAGACCCGTGCA AATGCCACAAGATGGACGTCAAGGCCCGGAAATGGTGCCCCTGGCAACCATCCCAGGTTTGCCCAGCTACAGCGAGGCCCTGCACCGCAGTGGGATGCACGATGCCCCGCCGCCGCCTTATTCAGG GGGGGCGCCATCGGAACCTGCAGACCCAGGAGACAACCAGTGA